One window of the Melospiza melodia melodia isolate bMelMel2 chromosome 15, bMelMel2.pri, whole genome shotgun sequence genome contains the following:
- the AEN gene encoding apoptosis-enhancing nuclease isoform X2, which translates to MCARQLPGRTRVSGAGSGRHRDAGGMPPGKGQMTPLLPAPKVAVPTLQGAHGVCAQAPRGPGSPQARSKKRSRRHQRFMARRAVLEQKGLLSPHRHPGSQSPEAGLEAHTELTESCDKVPKAKQSVSSSLSPSASPDSIARHHSVLLSQGNGSSGGVRTSSLVLRPGKYVAIDCEMVGTGPQGKLSELARCSVVNYEGDVIYDKYVRPELPIVDYRTRWSGITKQHMKNAIPFKAAQAEILKILKDKIVVGHAIHNDFQALKYFHPKDRTRDTSQSPALKKRAGLPIRANVSLKNLARHLLHKKIQEGHKGHSSVEDAQTAMELYRLVEVQWEKELAHSLPPRPPSPVTDPAADSSQYLDDQYWPTELMASSL; encoded by the exons ATGTGCGCGCGGCAGCTTCCGGGCCGGACACGTGTGAGCGGCGCCGGGAGCGGTCGGCACCGGGACGCCGGGG GAATGCCACCAGGCAAAGGGCAGATGACCCCGCTGCTGCCCGCCCCGAAGGTCGCCGTGCCCACCCTGCAGGGCGCCCATGGGGTCTGCGCTCAGGCCCCGAGGGGTCCCGGCTCGCCGCAGGCTCGCAGCAAGAAGAGGAGCCGAAGGCACCAGCGGTTCATGGCGCGCCGGGCAGTGCTGGAGCAGAAGGGGCTGCTGAGCCCCCACAGGCACCCGGGCAGTCAGAGCCCCGAGGCGGGGCTGGAGGCACACACCGAACTCACCGAGAGCTGTGACAAGGTCCCCAAGGCCAAGCAGAGCGTGTCCTCATCCCTGTCTCCATCTGCCTCTCCAGACAGCATAGCCAGGCACCACTCAGTGCTGCTGTCCCAGGGGAACGGCAGCTCCGGGGGGGTGAGGACGTCCTCCCTGGTGCTGCGCCCGGGCAAGTACGTGGCCATCGACTGTGAGATGGTGGGCACGGGCCCTCAGGGCAAGCTGAGCGAGCTGGCACGCTGCTCTGTGGTGAACTACGAGGGGGATGTCATCTATGACAAGTACGTCCGGCCCGAGCTCCCCATCGTAGACTACCGGACACGCTGGAGCGGCATCACCAAGCAGCACATGAAGAATGCAATTCCCTTCAAGGCTGCCCAGGCTGag ATCCTGAAGATCTTGAAAGACAAGATTGTGGTAGGGCACGCCATCCACAATGACTTCCAAGCCCTGAAGTACTTCCACCCGAAAGACAGGACTCGAGACACCAGCCAGAGCCCTGCACTGAAGAAGAGGGCAGGGCTGCCCATCAGAGCCAATGTCTCCCTCAAGAACTTGGCCAGGCACCTGCTCCATAAAAAGATCCAG gAGGGCCACAAAGGACACTCATCGGTGGAGGACGCCCAGACAGCCATGGAGCTGTACAGACTGGTGGAGGTGCAGTGGGAGAAGGAGCTGGCCCACAGCCTGCCCCCCCGGCCCCCCAGCCCCGTCACAGACCCTGCTGCAGACAGCAGCCAGTACCTGGATGACCAGTACTGGCCCACAGAGCTGATGGCAAGCAGCCTGTGA
- the AEN gene encoding apoptosis-enhancing nuclease isoform X1 translates to MPPGKGQMTPLLPAPKVAVPTLQGAHGVCAQAPRGPGSPQARSKKRSRRHQRFMARRAVLEQKGLLSPHRHPGSQSPEAGLEAHTELTESCDKVPKAKQSVSSSLSPSASPDSIARHHSVLLSQGNGSSGGVRTSSLVLRPGKYVAIDCEMVGTGPQGKLSELARCSVVNYEGDVIYDKYVRPELPIVDYRTRWSGITKQHMKNAIPFKAAQAEILKILKDKIVVGHAIHNDFQALKYFHPKDRTRDTSQSPALKKRAGLPIRANVSLKNLARHLLHKKIQEGHKGHSSVEDAQTAMELYRLVEVQWEKELAHSLPPRPPSPVTDPAADSSQYLDDQYWPTELMASSL, encoded by the exons ATGCCACCAGGCAAAGGGCAGATGACCCCGCTGCTGCCCGCCCCGAAGGTCGCCGTGCCCACCCTGCAGGGCGCCCATGGGGTCTGCGCTCAGGCCCCGAGGGGTCCCGGCTCGCCGCAGGCTCGCAGCAAGAAGAGGAGCCGAAGGCACCAGCGGTTCATGGCGCGCCGGGCAGTGCTGGAGCAGAAGGGGCTGCTGAGCCCCCACAGGCACCCGGGCAGTCAGAGCCCCGAGGCGGGGCTGGAGGCACACACCGAACTCACCGAGAGCTGTGACAAGGTCCCCAAGGCCAAGCAGAGCGTGTCCTCATCCCTGTCTCCATCTGCCTCTCCAGACAGCATAGCCAGGCACCACTCAGTGCTGCTGTCCCAGGGGAACGGCAGCTCCGGGGGGGTGAGGACGTCCTCCCTGGTGCTGCGCCCGGGCAAGTACGTGGCCATCGACTGTGAGATGGTGGGCACGGGCCCTCAGGGCAAGCTGAGCGAGCTGGCACGCTGCTCTGTGGTGAACTACGAGGGGGATGTCATCTATGACAAGTACGTCCGGCCCGAGCTCCCCATCGTAGACTACCGGACACGCTGGAGCGGCATCACCAAGCAGCACATGAAGAATGCAATTCCCTTCAAGGCTGCCCAGGCTGag ATCCTGAAGATCTTGAAAGACAAGATTGTGGTAGGGCACGCCATCCACAATGACTTCCAAGCCCTGAAGTACTTCCACCCGAAAGACAGGACTCGAGACACCAGCCAGAGCCCTGCACTGAAGAAGAGGGCAGGGCTGCCCATCAGAGCCAATGTCTCCCTCAAGAACTTGGCCAGGCACCTGCTCCATAAAAAGATCCAG gAGGGCCACAAAGGACACTCATCGGTGGAGGACGCCCAGACAGCCATGGAGCTGTACAGACTGGTGGAGGTGCAGTGGGAGAAGGAGCTGGCCCACAGCCTGCCCCCCCGGCCCCCCAGCCCCGTCACAGACCCTGCTGCAGACAGCAGCCAGTACCTGGATGACCAGTACTGGCCCACAGAGCTGATGGCAAGCAGCCTGTGA